One Cryptomeria japonica chromosome 9, Sugi_1.0, whole genome shotgun sequence genomic window carries:
- the LOC131052374 gene encoding cucumisin-like yields the protein MAAPCISYFLLCMFFILIMMSGKMLCTAVSAGQDTKLHVVYMGSTPVQENGESHTALASLHLEMLHSVHGSREAAEESLKYSYGKSFGGFAAMLSPSHAQQLSNMDGVVSVFESKKLKTLTTRSWDFIGFPASAQSNNLDYQSDIIIGVLDSGIWPESESFSDAGFGPVPSKWRGGCQTTSDFPACNKKLVGAKYYRSSPNYPPLGDFLSPRDGDGHGTHTSSTAAGNHIKNASFYDITQGDARGGVPGARIAMYKVCWLDDCEEADILAAFDDAIYDSVDIISVSLGSDFPMDYFQDSIAIGAFHAMKRGILVSNAAGNSGPSRASISNYSPWSITVAASTIDRKMDCELLLGNNMSIEGISINTYTMEQPWYPLVYGGDVANVSGGFTSNVSSGCALNSLDHTKVEGKIVLCNYVDDPPDYSVFIAGGVGVIIISDDFDDTAFVSLNPATTISTKQGKYVLSYIKSTSSPFAKIQKTTTSKALAPIVASFSSRGFNPITLDILKPDITAPGVDILASWARNSSLSGNIGDTRISDFNIISGTSMSCPHIAGVAGFVKSYHQDWSASAIKSALMTTAFVMDPTKVGNEDAEFGYGTGQINPMKAIDPGLVYDARVDDYVNFLCKEGYNDATLRLVTGDLSSCDLIQPSKNGARELNYPSIMLSIIPGYPFKAEIPRTVTNVGAIESTYKAIISSPSGTNVTIIPNTLSFSPLNQKLSYNITIEGGSMLADELVSGALTWSYGNYTVRSPITIYALAK from the exons ATGGCGGCCCCCTGCATAAGCTATTTTCTGCTCTGCATGTTTTTCATTCTGATAATGATGAGTGGTAAAATGTTATGCACAGCAGTGTCtgcagggcaagatacaaag CTTCATGTGGTGTACATGGGCAGCACTCCAGTACAAGAAAATGGAGAGTCTCACACAGCACTTGCTTCATTGCATCTTGAAATGCTTCATTCTGTGCATGGAAG TCGGGAGGCAGCAGAGGAATCGTTGAAGTATAGTTATGGGAAGAGCTTTGGTGGATTTGCTGCTATGCTTTCTCCATCACATGCCCAACAGCTCTCAA ATATGGATGGTGTTGTCTCGGTGTTTGAGAGCAAGAAGCTGAAAACCTTAACAACTAGGTCATGGGATTTTATTGGCTTTCCTGCATCTGCTCAGAGCAATAATTTGGATTATCAGAGTGATATCATCATTGGTGTCCTGGACTCAG GAATATGGCCAGAATCAGAAAGTTTCAGCGACGCTGGGTTTGGTCCAGTGCCATCCAAATGGAGGGGTGGATGCCAGACAACATCAGATTTCCCAGCCTGCAACAA GAAACTTGTGGGGGCAAAGTATTATCGTAGTTCACCAAATTATCCACCACTTGGGGATTTTTTATCTCCAAGAGATGGAGATGGGCATGGAACACACACCTCCTCTACTGCTGCTGGAAATCATATTAAGAATGCAAGCTTTTATGATATTACCCAAGGAGATGCACGAGGTGGGGTTCCTGGTGCAAGGATTGCTATGTACAaagtttgttggcttgatgattgcGAAGAAGCAGACATTCTTGCAGCATTTGATGATGCCATCTATGATAGTGTGGACATCATTTCTGTATCACTTGGCTCTGATTTTCCTATGGATTACTTTCAAGATAGCATTGCTATTGGAGCATTTCATGCAATGAAGAGGGGAATATTGGTATCAAATGCAGCTGGAAATTCTGGACCTTCTAGAGCATCGATTTCTAATTATTCTCCATGGTCTATAACCGTGGCTGCAAGCACCATTGATCGCAAAATGGATTGTGAACTTCTTTTAGGAAACAACATGTCTATAGAA GGAATTTCTATAAACACATACACAATGGAGCAACCATGGTATCCTTTAGTATATGGAGGGGATGTTGCTAATGTTTCCGGAGGCTTTACCTCTAACGTTTCTAG CGGTTGTGCACTAAATTCTTTAGATCATACCAAAGTCGAAGGAAAGATTGTTCTTTGCAACTATGTTGATGATCCACCAGATTATTCAGTTTTCATTGCCGGTGGAGTAGGTGTCATTATAATTTCGGATGACTTTGATGACACAGCTTTTGTTTCGTTAAACCCTGCAACCACAATATCGACTAAACAAGGAAAATATGTTTTGTCTTATATCAAATCTACAAG CTCTCCttttgcaaaaattcaaaaaactacGACTTCCAAAGCATTGGCACCTATTGTGGCTTCCTTCTCATCTCGTGGTTTCAATCCAATTACTTTGGACATTCTCAAG CCTGACATTACAGCACCAGGTGTGGATATTCTTGCATCTTGGGCAAGAAATTCCTCACTTAGTGGGAATATAGGAGACACAAGGATCTCTGACTTCAATATAATATCTGGAACCTCCATGTCATGTCCGCACATCGCAGGAGTTGCAGGATTTGTTAAGTCATATCATCAAGATTGGTCTGCTTCTGCTATCAAATCAGCTCTAATGACTACAG CTTTTGTAATGGATCCAACAAAGGTTGGAAATGAAGATGCGGAATTTGGGTATGGCACTGGGCAAATAAATCCAATGAAGGCCATTGATCCAGGGCTTGTGTATGATGCAAGAGTGGACGATTATGTGAATTTTCTTTGTAAAGAAGGATACAATGATGCCACTTTACGTTTGGTGACAGGGGATTTGAGTAGTTGTGACCTGATACAACCATctaaaaatggagcaagagaacTAAACTATCCTTCAATAATGCTTTCTATTATCCCAGGATATCCTTTTAAAGCTGAAATTCCTAGAACGGTTACAAACGTAGGAGCTATTGAAAGTACATACAAGGCTATTATATCTTCACCCTCTGGAACAAATGTGACAATCATCCCAAACACACTATCATTTTCACCTCTAAACCAGAAGTTGTCATACAATATCACAATTGAAGGTGGATCCATGCTTGCTGATGAATTAGTATCAGGAGCCTTAACTTGGAGTTATGGGAATTACACTGTCAGAAGCCCAATCACTATCTATGCTCTTGCCAAATGA